One segment of Pseudomonas asgharzadehiana DNA contains the following:
- a CDS encoding SMI1/KNR4 family protein — MEEIIEQLREANEPVPVPLELPDEDQLVEIEEQLFIDIPFVFREFLLTVSDVVYGSLEPVTITDPQSHTYLPDVAANAWDAGVDRSMIPICQDGDDYYCVEEDGTVVLWSGEEELVTEETWESVWHWARDVWLES, encoded by the coding sequence GTGGAAGAAATCATCGAACAACTGCGTGAAGCCAACGAACCGGTCCCGGTTCCCCTGGAGCTACCTGACGAAGATCAACTGGTAGAAATCGAAGAACAGCTGTTCATCGATATCCCGTTTGTCTTCCGCGAATTCCTGCTGACCGTCAGTGACGTGGTCTACGGCAGCCTGGAGCCGGTGACCATCACCGACCCGCAATCCCACACCTACCTGCCGGATGTGGCCGCCAATGCCTGGGATGCCGGCGTTGATCGCAGCATGATCCCGATCTGCCAGGACGGCGACGACTACTACTGCGTAGAAGAAGACGGCACCGTGGTGTTGTGGTCCGGCGAGGAAGAACTCGTTACCGAAGAAACCTGGGAATCGGTGTGGCACTGGGCGCGGGACGTCTGGCTGGAAAGCTGA
- a CDS encoding Tim44 domain-containing protein: MKRFLSIAMALCIGLTMSLDANAKRFGGGKSSGAAPTHQTSQMAPSTAAGGAAATAGAAGAAGAAAKAGGASRWLGPLAGIAAGGLLASMFMGGGFQGMQIFDILIMAVIAFLVFRFIAARRRKQQEHMAPAGAPMQREVFEQKPAMGSIFGGSSAPAAARPVINAPAWFNEERFVEAARSHFQSLQQHWDANEMDKISEFVTPQLLEFLKRERADLGDGFQSTYIDDLRVQLEGVDDRADKTIATLTFSGVSKTSRFDQGEVFSESWNMERAQGDNQPWLVAGIRQNG, translated from the coding sequence ATGAAACGTTTTCTTAGCATCGCCATGGCGTTGTGCATCGGCCTGACGATGAGCCTTGACGCCAACGCCAAACGCTTCGGTGGCGGCAAAAGCTCGGGCGCGGCACCGACTCACCAGACCAGCCAAATGGCTCCATCCACCGCTGCCGGCGGTGCTGCCGCTACCGCAGGCGCAGCCGGTGCTGCTGGCGCCGCGGCCAAGGCCGGCGGGGCTTCGCGCTGGTTGGGCCCTCTGGCCGGTATCGCAGCCGGTGGCCTGCTCGCGTCCATGTTCATGGGCGGCGGCTTCCAGGGTATGCAAATCTTCGACATCCTGATCATGGCCGTCATTGCCTTCCTGGTCTTCCGCTTTATCGCCGCCCGTCGTCGCAAGCAGCAGGAGCACATGGCTCCAGCCGGCGCGCCGATGCAGCGTGAAGTGTTCGAGCAAAAACCGGCCATGGGTTCGATCTTCGGTGGTTCGTCAGCGCCTGCCGCAGCCCGCCCGGTGATCAACGCACCGGCCTGGTTCAACGAAGAGCGTTTCGTCGAAGCGGCCCGCAGCCACTTCCAGTCCCTGCAGCAGCACTGGGACGCCAACGAAATGGACAAGATCTCCGAGTTCGTGACTCCACAACTGCTGGAGTTCCTCAAGCGCGAACGCGCCGACCTGGGCGACGGCTTCCAGTCGACCTACATCGACGACCTGCGCGTACAGCTGGAAGGCGTGGATGATCGCGCCGACAAGACTATCGCCACCCTGACCTTCAGCGGCGTGTCGAAGACTTCGCGCTTCGACCAGGGCGAAGTGTTCAGCGAGAGCTGGAATATGGAACGCGCCCAAGGCGACAACCAGCCATGGCTGGTCGCAGGTATCCGCCAGAACGGCTGA
- the uvrD gene encoding DNA helicase II, which produces MRDDLSLLLNSLNDAQRQAVAAPVGRQLVLAGAGSGKTRVLVHRIAWLIQVENASPHSILSVTFTNKAAAEMRHRIEQLMGISPAGMWVGTFHGLAHRLLRAHWQEAGLAQTFQILDSDDQQRLVKRVIRELGLDEQRWPARQAQWFINGQKDEGLRPQHIQASGDLFLATMRSIYEAYEAACVRAGVIDFSELLLRALDLWRDNPGLLAHYQKRFRHILVDEFQDTNAVQYAWLRLLAKGGDSLMVVGDDDQSIYGWRGAKIENIYQYSEDFPDAVTIRLEQNYRSTAGILKAANALIANNTGRLGKELWTDGGEGEAINLYAAFNEHDEARYVVETIESALKTGLARSDIAILYRSNAQSRVLEEALLRERIPYRIYGGQRFFERAEIKNAMAYLRLLEGRGNDAALERVINIPARGIGEKTVEAIRDHARHADVSMWEAMRLLIANKGLTGRAAGALGVFVELIENLAAKCADMPLHLMTQTVIEQSGLIAYHEAEKGEKGQARVENLEELVSAARAFENTEEDEELTPLAAFLGHASLEAGDTQADEHEDSIQLMTLHSAKGLEFPYVFLVGMEEGLFPHKMSLEEPGRLEEERRLAYVGITRAMQNLVMTYAETRRLYGSETYNKVSRFVREVPKGLIQEVRLSNSVSRPFGGGQQQHSSHLFAGSEIPQTPFSLGQQVKHSVFGEGVILNFEGAGAQARVQVNFAEGSKWLMMGYAKLEAV; this is translated from the coding sequence AACGATGCCCAACGCCAGGCCGTAGCGGCCCCCGTTGGCCGTCAGTTGGTCCTGGCCGGTGCTGGCTCCGGTAAAACCCGAGTGCTGGTGCACCGTATCGCCTGGTTGATCCAGGTCGAGAACGCGTCCCCGCATTCCATCCTGTCGGTAACCTTCACCAACAAGGCCGCCGCCGAGATGCGCCACCGCATCGAGCAGTTGATGGGCATCAGCCCGGCCGGCATGTGGGTGGGCACCTTCCACGGCCTGGCGCACCGCCTGTTGCGGGCGCATTGGCAGGAAGCAGGCCTGGCCCAGACGTTCCAGATCCTTGACAGCGATGACCAGCAACGCCTGGTCAAGCGGGTGATCCGTGAGCTGGGGCTGGATGAACAGCGCTGGCCGGCGCGCCAGGCGCAGTGGTTTATCAACGGCCAGAAGGACGAGGGCCTGCGCCCGCAACATATCCAGGCCAGCGGCGACCTGTTCCTGGCCACCATGCGCAGCATTTATGAAGCCTACGAGGCTGCCTGCGTACGCGCCGGTGTGATCGACTTCTCCGAACTGCTGTTGCGCGCCCTCGACCTGTGGCGCGACAACCCCGGTTTGCTGGCCCATTACCAGAAGCGCTTCCGCCACATTCTGGTGGACGAATTCCAGGACACCAACGCCGTGCAGTACGCCTGGTTGCGCCTGCTGGCCAAGGGCGGCGACAGCCTGATGGTGGTGGGTGACGACGACCAGTCGATTTACGGCTGGCGTGGCGCGAAAATCGAGAACATCTACCAGTACTCCGAAGACTTCCCGGACGCGGTGACCATCCGCCTGGAGCAGAACTACCGTTCAACCGCCGGTATCCTCAAGGCCGCCAACGCCTTGATCGCCAACAACACCGGGCGCCTGGGCAAAGAGCTGTGGACCGACGGCGGCGAAGGCGAAGCGATCAACCTCTACGCCGCGTTCAACGAGCACGACGAGGCGCGCTATGTGGTGGAAACCATTGAAAGCGCGCTGAAGACCGGCCTCGCGCGCAGCGATATCGCCATTTTGTACCGTTCCAACGCCCAATCGCGGGTGTTGGAAGAAGCCTTGCTGCGCGAGCGCATCCCCTACCGCATCTATGGCGGTCAGCGCTTCTTCGAGCGTGCCGAAATCAAGAACGCCATGGCCTACCTGCGCTTGCTGGAAGGCCGCGGCAACGATGCGGCACTGGAGCGGGTCATCAACATCCCCGCGCGCGGCATCGGTGAGAAAACCGTTGAAGCGATCCGCGACCACGCGCGCCATGCCGATGTGTCGATGTGGGAAGCCATGCGCCTGCTGATCGCCAACAAAGGCCTGACCGGCCGTGCCGCCGGGGCGCTGGGTGTGTTTGTCGAGTTGATCGAGAACCTCGCCGCCAAATGTGCGGACATGCCGCTGCACTTGATGACCCAGACGGTGATTGAGCAATCCGGGCTGATTGCCTACCACGAAGCGGAAAAAGGCGAAAAAGGCCAGGCCCGGGTAGAAAACCTTGAGGAACTGGTCAGCGCCGCGCGCGCGTTCGAAAACACCGAGGAAGACGAAGAGCTGACCCCGCTTGCGGCGTTCCTGGGCCACGCGTCGCTGGAAGCCGGTGATACCCAGGCCGATGAGCATGAAGACAGCATCCAGCTGATGACCTTGCACAGCGCCAAGGGCCTGGAGTTTCCGTATGTGTTCTTGGTGGGCATGGAAGAAGGCCTGTTCCCGCACAAGATGAGCCTGGAAGAGCCCGGCCGCCTTGAGGAGGAACGTCGCCTGGCCTACGTTGGCATCACCCGCGCAATGCAGAACCTGGTGATGACCTACGCCGAAACCCGACGCCTTTACGGCAGCGAGACCTACAACAAGGTTTCGCGTTTCGTACGTGAAGTGCCTAAAGGCCTGATCCAGGAAGTGCGCCTCTCCAACAGCGTCAGCCGCCCGTTCGGCGGGGGCCAGCAGCAGCACTCCAGCCACCTGTTCGCCGGTTCCGAGATTCCGCAAACCCCGTTCAGCCTCGGCCAGCAGGTCAAGCATTCGGTGTTTGGCGAGGGCGTGATCCTTAACTTCGAAGGTGCCGGCGCCCAGGCTCGCGTGCAGGTGAACTTCGCCGAAGGCAGCAAGTGGCTGATGATGGGTTACGCCAAACTTGAGGCTGTCTGA